ATCTTTTACGTGAACAGGAAATAATGGTGAAATCTTTGCTGTAAGTTGCGGTATGGAACAATTACCAGCCGCTACCGACGGACCACGCAACTGGCGGGCCCGCCTGCATGAAGTAATTTATGAATCCCATTCACCAGCCGGCAAAGCGTTCGATATTACGCTGCTGGCTTTTATCATTACGAGTATCGTGGTAGTAATGCTCGACAGCGTTGCCTCGCTGCATGCCCGGTACGGACAAGTCTTCTTTATACTCGAGTGGTTCTTCACCATCACCTTTACCGCTGAATACATACTCCGCCTGGTTTGCATCCGCCGGCCGGCAAAATATATCTTTAGTGTACTGGGGCTCATCGACCTGCTGGCGATTATCCCTACCTACCTGAGTTTCATCATCGTGGGCTCACAATCCCTCATCGTATTCCGCGCGCTTCGCCTGTTAAGGGTGTTCAGGATATTCAGGCTGGTGCATTTCCTTTCGGAGATGCGTTTCCTGCATGTGGCCATCATCAACAGTATCCGCAAAGTGAGCATCTTCATCCTCTTCGTACTCAGCACCGTTGTCATACTCGGCTCCATCATTTACCTGGTAGAGGGGCCCGAAAATGGTTTTACCAGCATACCGCAGTCGGTGTACTGGGCCATTGTGACCATTACCACGGTGGGGTATGGCGACATTGCCCCGGGCACGCCGTTAGGGAAACTGATTGCCAGTTTCATCATGCTGCTTGGATATGGCATTATTGCGGTGCCTACGGGCATCGTAACGACAGAGATGGCCCTGGCGGCGAAAGATCAGCACCAGAACCACCAGGCCTGCCCGAACTGCGGCCGCGAAGGCCACGACCTGAATGCGAAGTTCTGTAAACACTGCGGCGCCAAATTATAGCTTTTGTACCAACGGCCATTTGTACAGCCAGCGATAACCGTAAGGACCCAGCTCAAACGAACCATTCGGCAGTTCGTATGGACGATCAGCCAGAATTTCCGTCAAACAACGTTTATCCTCTTCCGATAGTGGCAGCTCGACGCGACAGGCTTCGCCGGTGAAATTATGAAGTGCCATTGCCAACGTATTTTCACTCCGGCAGATGTGCGCGAGCACGCCCGGGTGGCCCGTCTCCACGATTTCGTACTCACCCCAGCCAAAAGCAGGGTAAGCCTTGCGAATGGCGATCATGTTCGAGATCGTATTCAATAACGAATGAGGGCGATTTGCCTGTGCAGCTACATTCACCTTCATATAGCTATAGGGGCCTTCGGTGACGAGCGGCCACACCCAGCCTTCCGATCCGGAGAAGCCGCCATGCCGGGCATCCGTCCATTGCATGGCCGTACGTACGCTGGCGCGCTCTTTCAAAGTGAGCAGATCGCCCATTCCTATTTCTTCCCCATAACGCAGCACGGGCGTACCAGGCATGGAAAACAGCAAGCTATAAGTGAGTTTGATGCAGTGTTCGTCATTATTGAGCATCGGCGGCAAACGCCGGCGGATACCGCGTTCGTATACACGCATATCCGGATCGGGCGCGAAGGCGGCCAGTACATCCTCCTGTTGCCCGGGCTCGAGCTGCGCAAGATTCAACTCATCATGGTTACGAACGAAGTTGGCGAACTGGTTACATACTGCCGAATGCGGCATCAGCTCATCCAGCGATTCGCATAGCGGCGCGGATTGTTTACGGGCCAGGGCCAGGAAGAGGTGATTGTTTACGTGAAAGTTGAGCAGCATATGCAGCTGATCGCGGTTACCGAAAAAGTCGTCATAGCTTTCATGTTCGGTGTCTGCCTCACCCATCAGCACAATGTCTTTCCCGTGCTCGTCGGTAAACCGGCGCAGGCGACGCAGTAGATCATGCGGATCGCCCTCCCGCCCTGGTTGCCCTTTTGCGCGTAACATATGTGGCACCGCATCTATCCTAAAGCCATTTACGCCTAAACGTATCCAAAACAGGATGATTTTTTTTATCTCTTCTTCTACGGCAGGATTAAATACATTTAAGTCTGGCTGAAAGTGGTAAAACGTATGGTAGAACCATGACTGCGACAACGTATCGTATGCCCAGTTGCTGGTTTCCACGCCTTTGAACACGACGTGCGCATCATGATTTGCCGGCCGCTCATCTGCCCAAATATAATAATCGCGGTATTTGCCGTGCTTATGCTGACGGGCGTCGCGGAACCAGGGATGCTCGGCCGAGGTGTGGTTCAATACCAGGTCCATCATAATACGAATGCCGCGTGCATTGGCTTTATCCACCAATTGCGTAAACTCCGCTAATGTTCCCAGTCGCCTGTCTATCGTAAAATGATCGGTAATGTCATAACCACCATCTTTCAAAGGAGAAGGGTGCATCGGCTGTAACCAGATGCAGTTGATACCCAGGCAGGCCAGGTAATCGAGGTTTTGCATCAGCCCCTGTAAATCGCCAATGCCGTCGCCATCACTGTCCGCGAACGTTTTCACGTCCAGCGAATAAATGATCGCATTTTTATACCAATACTTCGTTAACATGTTTCCTTTAGTTACTGTGGCTTCAGCAGTGGTAATACCTGCTGGCCGAAATCGTCAATAAATACTTCCTGGTGCGTGTTCACATTGTGCAGGATCAC
This genomic interval from Chitinophaga horti contains the following:
- a CDS encoding ion transporter, producing the protein MEQLPAATDGPRNWRARLHEVIYESHSPAGKAFDITLLAFIITSIVVVMLDSVASLHARYGQVFFILEWFFTITFTAEYILRLVCIRRPAKYIFSVLGLIDLLAIIPTYLSFIIVGSQSLIVFRALRLLRVFRIFRLVHFLSEMRFLHVAIINSIRKVSIFILFVLSTVVILGSIIYLVEGPENGFTSIPQSVYWAIVTITTVGYGDIAPGTPLGKLIASFIMLLGYGIIAVPTGIVTTEMALAAKDQHQNHQACPNCGREGHDLNAKFCKHCGAKL
- a CDS encoding alpha-amylase family protein, whose translation is MLTKYWYKNAIIYSLDVKTFADSDGDGIGDLQGLMQNLDYLACLGINCIWLQPMHPSPLKDGGYDITDHFTIDRRLGTLAEFTQLVDKANARGIRIMMDLVLNHTSAEHPWFRDARQHKHGKYRDYYIWADERPANHDAHVVFKGVETSNWAYDTLSQSWFYHTFYHFQPDLNVFNPAVEEEIKKIILFWIRLGVNGFRIDAVPHMLRAKGQPGREGDPHDLLRRLRRFTDEHGKDIVLMGEADTEHESYDDFFGNRDQLHMLLNFHVNNHLFLALARKQSAPLCESLDELMPHSAVCNQFANFVRNHDELNLAQLEPGQQEDVLAAFAPDPDMRVYERGIRRRLPPMLNNDEHCIKLTYSLLFSMPGTPVLRYGEEIGMGDLLTLKERASVRTAMQWTDARHGGFSGSEGWVWPLVTEGPYSYMKVNVAAQANRPHSLLNTISNMIAIRKAYPAFGWGEYEIVETGHPGVLAHICRSENTLAMALHNFTGEACRVELPLSEEDKRCLTEILADRPYELPNGSFELGPYGYRWLYKWPLVQKL